The Novipirellula artificiosorum genome includes a window with the following:
- a CDS encoding porin yields MRLICSVAVLVQPPSSSRTFAISMYQELTASIAVMWRLFVLILVLGILGVPLAKQGLTQDSDAKTRLSPTENADVEELRFEVEELRRLVAERNVSAQDLLEPPIDPQRLVEAGDSRGAILLPGTDVSLRIGGYARGEMIYDTGYVASGTLLVPSTIALDGSPLAQRRGQTTLTANHSRLNFDAHASTDFGKLRGFVEFDFYAPQATQPRLRHAYGEWDYGNVNLIAGQTWSTFMDPATLPQALPETAQPGSIFVRQGIFRLTRRVSDCVNIACALENPSSVDFTLPDPINDQPLQRLPDFVSRIRFASNDIGTFQIASLVRGIGYEDPFGDEHLRTGWGVALTSRVQLTGTDNLRMGVTGGEGIGGYMLGLAATQSAAAPDVDGFRTLGATGAYLSLQHFFSDEFRTNMYYGLTRVESTPLMASTAARDLQNAAINLIWSPRPGFGVGIEYNYNWREVRDLTTGDNHRTQFTIQFGL; encoded by the coding sequence ATGAGACTCATCTGCAGCGTTGCCGTCCTGGTACAGCCACCAAGCAGTTCAAGGACGTTTGCAATTTCGATGTACCAAGAACTCACTGCAAGCATCGCCGTAATGTGGAGGCTGTTCGTTCTCATCTTGGTTTTGGGCATTCTGGGCGTGCCATTGGCCAAGCAAGGACTCACACAAGACTCGGATGCCAAAACACGTTTGTCACCGACGGAGAACGCCGACGTTGAAGAACTGCGTTTTGAAGTCGAAGAGTTGCGCAGACTAGTAGCTGAACGCAACGTTTCTGCGCAGGACTTGCTTGAGCCGCCCATCGATCCACAACGATTGGTTGAAGCAGGTGATTCTCGTGGAGCCATTCTTTTACCCGGAACGGATGTTTCACTTCGCATTGGTGGCTACGCGCGGGGGGAAATGATCTACGATACTGGATATGTTGCGTCCGGGACGTTACTGGTGCCAAGCACCATCGCCCTTGACGGGTCACCGCTAGCGCAAAGGCGAGGCCAGACAACGCTTACGGCGAATCATTCTCGATTGAATTTTGATGCCCATGCCAGTACAGATTTTGGCAAACTACGTGGGTTTGTCGAATTTGATTTCTATGCGCCTCAAGCCACGCAACCGCGACTCCGGCATGCGTACGGAGAATGGGATTATGGCAACGTTAATCTAATAGCCGGACAGACTTGGTCAACCTTCATGGACCCCGCCACCTTGCCTCAGGCTCTTCCTGAAACGGCACAGCCTGGCTCGATTTTCGTTCGACAAGGGATCTTTCGCCTTACTCGTCGCGTCAGCGATTGTGTCAACATTGCGTGTGCTTTAGAAAACCCTAGCTCCGTCGACTTCACGCTGCCGGATCCCATCAACGATCAGCCGCTGCAACGCTTGCCCGACTTCGTTTCGAGGATCCGGTTCGCCAGCAACGATATCGGCACGTTTCAAATCGCTTCGCTGGTCCGGGGCATCGGGTATGAAGATCCGTTCGGGGATGAACACTTGCGGACCGGCTGGGGCGTCGCGTTGACTTCTCGGGTACAGCTCACCGGAACAGACAATCTCCGGATGGGTGTCACTGGCGGAGAAGGCATCGGAGGATACATGTTGGGACTGGCCGCAACGCAGTCCGCGGCCGCGCCCGATGTGGACGGCTTCCGAACCCTGGGGGCAACGGGAGCCTATCTATCGTTGCAACATTTCTTTTCGGATGAATTCCGCACGAACATGTATTACGGCCTGACGCGTGTTGAGTCGACTCCGCTGATGGCTTCAACGGCAGCCCGCGATCTTCAAAACGCCGCGATCAACCTGATCTGGTCACCGCGCCCCGGTTTCGGAGTGGGA